A genomic region of Mus musculus strain C57BL/6J chromosome 7, GRCm38.p6 C57BL/6J contains the following coding sequences:
- the Vmn2r54 gene encoding vomeronasal 2, receptor 54, with translation MWGYRVTQSFVFAIEEINRSAHLLPNLTLGFSIRNSGDSVHGALYETMGFLTGQKEPIPNYTCQHGSPQAALVGDTRSSLSVSMARLLGLYKFPQVSYSSSLPSLSDKIQFPSFLRTLTSDITSSHAVTQLIIHFQWSWVIILAQDDDFGQQASSLATQQLSPAGVCIEYHLHVPSYQSLGKIEETVQKMQKCTAKVVLVFLSNLNFQLILRGLLGVPVSGQVWVSKGTLHMALALTIPGISQVLQGTFGLLYHSSRAIGFPEFLAHLRPSQTPEDMFIKKFWEFTFDCTWPYQNSTVTEGVQFCTGNESLKNKPHPFPEVSKIDAAYTAVYSIAHALHNMLACEHQERKGTNSHNFHSWQLLHALKKVHFKTLDGIKIMFDANGDLVTKFDIFQGQKTPAGVFHLVHVGMIDPQVSSGNKMMVQLKEDLQVSSLNAEETVPTSICSESCLPGFSQVPRLGAPHCCFDCSPCPEGQFTDQRDMKRCLLCPKEQYSSHTRDHCLPRTEIFLAFEEPLGFVLALVALLLAGLAVLVLGVFLKHRDTPVVRANNRTLSYFLLISLSLCALCALLFLGRPTVTTCLLRQTTFAVVFTVAVSSVLAKTLTVVLAFRVTRPRSRIQICLSPGTSTFVVLIASLIQVVLCGVWLATSPPFPDKDMISEPQHIVIQCQEGSGATFFCVLGYLGFLAGGTFSVAFLARGLPDIFNETKFLTFSMLLFCSVWTAFLPLYHSARGKSTVAVEIFSILASTAGLLGGIFIPKCYIILLKPEKNTPAWLKQGYCAQQEKQGEMLQRRYKFSGESPEPNI, from the exons ATGTGGGGCTACCGGGTGACCCAGAGTTTCGTCTTTGCCATTGAGGAGATTAATAGGAGTGCTCACTTGTTGCCCAATTTGACACTGGGCTTCTCCATTCGAAACTCTGGAGACTCAGTGCATGGAGCCCTCTATGAGACAATGGGCTTTCTCACAGGGCAGAAGGAGCCCATCCCCAACTACACATGCCAGCATGGCTCTCCTCAGGCTGCCTTGGTTGGGGACACACGGTCTTCCCTGTCTGTCTCCATGGCCAGACTTCTGGGACTGTACAAGTTTCCCCAG GTCAGTTACTCATCTTCACTACCCAGTCTGAGTGACAAGATTCAGTTTCCATCTTTTCTTCGGACCCTGACTAGTGACATTACATCTTCCCATGCAGTTACCCAGCTGATAATTCACTTTCAATGGTCCTGGGTGATCATTCTTGCCCAAGATGATGACTTTGGGCAGCAGGCCAGCTCTCTGGCCACTCAGCAGCTGAGTCCAGCTGGGGTTTGCATTGAGTATCACCTTCACGTCCCTTCCTATCAGTCCTTGGGGAAGATTGAAGAGACTGTCCAGAAGATGCAGAAATGTACAGCCAAAGTTGTTCTGGTTTTCTTAAGCAATTTAAATTTCCAGCTCATCCTACGTGGTTTACTGGGTGTCCCTGTCTCAGGACAGGTGTGGGTCAGCAAAGGCACTCTGCACATGGCACTTGCCCTGACCATACCAGGCATTTCCCAGGTGTTGCAAGGCACATTTGGCCTTCTGTATCACAGCAGCAGGGCTATTGGCTTCCCTGAGTTCCTTGCTCACCTGCGCCCCAGCCAGACCCCAGAAGACATGTTTATAAAGAAGTTCTGGGAGTTCACCTTTGATTGTACATGGCCCTACCAGAACAGCACAGTGACAGAGGGTGTCCAGTTCTGCACAGGAAATGAGAGTCTGAAAAACAAGCCACATCCATTTCCAGAAGTGAGTAAAATTGATGCTGCTTACACAGCTGTCTACAGCATTGCCCATGCTCTGCACAATATGCTAGCCTGTGAGCACCAGGAGAGGAAAGGTACAAATTCTCACAACTTCCATTCCTGGCAG ctGCTCCATGCCCTCAAAAAGGTACACTTCAAGACTCTGGATGGAATCAAGATTATGTTTGATGCCAATGGAGATTTGGTGACAAAATTTGATATTTTCCAAGGGCAGAAGACTCCTGCAGGTGTATTCCACTTGGTGCATGTAGGCATGATAGACCCTCAAGTCTCTTCTGGGAACAAAATGATGGTTCAGTTGAAGGAGGATCTCCAAGTAAGTTCCCTGAATGCAGAGGAAACT GTGCCCACCTCCATCTGCAGTGAAAGCTGCCTTCCAGGGTTCAGCCAGGTACCCCGACTGGGAGCCCCCCACTGCTGTTTTGATTGCAGTCCATGCCCTGAGGGACAGTTTACAGACCAAAGAG ACATGAAGAGATGTCTTCTGTGCCCCAAGGAGCAGTACTCGAGCCACACCAGAGACCATTGCCTGCCCAGGACAGAGATCTTCCTGGCCTTTGAGGAACCACTGGGATTCGTATTGGCTTTGGTAGCACTCTTGCTGGctggtctggctgtcctggttcTTGGAGTGTTCCTGAAGCACCGGGATACACCTGTGGTCAGGGCCAAcaacagaactctcagctacttcctcctgatctctctttccctgtgtgccctgtgtgcctTGCTCTTCCTGGGGAGACCCACTGTCACCACCTGCCTCCTCCGTCAGACCACCTTTGCTGTGGTATTCACAGTGGCTGTCTCCTCTGTTCTGGCCAAGACTCTCACAGTAGTCCTGGCCTTCAGAGTCACCAGACCACGAAGTAGGATCCAGATATGCCTGAGCCCTGGTACTTCAACCTTTGTGGTCCTCATTGCTTCCTTAATACAGGTTGTTCTTTGTGGGGTGTGGTTGGCCACCTCTCCACCATTCCCAGACAAGGATATGATCTCAGAGCCCCAGCACATTGTCATCCAGTGCCAAGAGGGTTCTGGTGCCACCTTCTTCTGTGTGCTGGGCTACTTGGGTTTCCTGGCAGGGGGTACCTTCTCTGTGGCTTTTCTAGCCAGGGGCCTTCCAGATATCTTCAATGAGACCAAGTTCCTCACCTTCAGCATGTTGCTCTTCTGTAGTGTCTGGACAGCCTTCCTTCCCCTGTACCACAGTGCCCGGGGAAAGTCCACTGTGGCTGTAGAGATCTTTTCCATCCTGGCCTCCACTGCTGGGCTTCTGGGTGGCATCTTCATCCCCAAGTGCTACATCATCTTGCTGAAACCTGAGAAGAACACTCCTGCCTGGCTAAAGCAAGGGTACTGTGCACAGCAGGAAAAACAGGGTGAGATGCTCCAGAGAAGGTATAAATTCTCAGGGGAGTCACCAGAACCAAATATATGA